Part of the Equus caballus isolate H_3958 breed thoroughbred chromosome 18, TB-T2T, whole genome shotgun sequence genome is shown below.
AATATTAAGAGGTGGATACGCAGGGTGCTGGCCCTTTGATAGGGGAAATCTTGGTGAATTCTGAGCTCAGACACACTCTAGAAAGTAAAAACTCCCACACTGCAAATCTAGGGAAATGAGAATTCAGAGAAGGGATGGATTACTGTTAGGGGGAGGATAAGGTaaagcttcatggaggaggcagcACTTGAAATAAAAGCTGAAGGAATTCTTCCCTTCCCTGACATACCAGTGATGGTGATTAGGACTCCGCAGGGatagaaaaaagatatttaaggaagaggaaagaagttgAGCAAATGAAGTTAAAGTAAGGCATGTTTGGGGGATCACTGACAGTTAAGGTTGGCTCGAGCCGACCCCACTTTCAAGAGAAGGTAGGGGATAATTTTGGAAAGATAGGTTAGGCCATCTTTTGGAGGACCTTAGATGGCCTTTATGAGGAGCAGGGCATAGCAGAAGGAGGCCCTAGCTGTGCATTAGGAATCCTATGCTCCTTTCTGGGAACCTGGTAAGGGATGACAGAGCTATATTGTTCCAGACATACATTGTTCTGGATTCAAATCTCCAAGTTTCCACTATCAAGTCTATGACATTGAACaagttaatttctctttctagctcaatttgctcatttgtaaaatgagaggattCGAATAGAGCATGTCTCATGAAGGATAAAATTATCTGTTTACAAATTTGGTTGTTGGAAAATGGTGAAGGTGTTTCATAGaaaagtgtcttttaaaaagtgggaaaatTTAAAGGCTCGGAAATGAaatgatcaaatgaaataatcacAGAACTTTTGGGTTTTCATTCCACTGCTAAACTTATATGGTTCTAAGGAGACAGATCTGGTAATACTACCTAGCACGGTTTGACAGAGTGCAAGACTGAAGGCAAGAAAATCATTTGATTTTGGAGCTAAAATGAAATGAGGATTTAAGGAAGGTTTGTGGcatattttaaagagagaaagaaaatcatatgAGAGATATTGCAGCAGTACAATCAAAAGGATTTGGCAGTGGATTAAATATCAGTTCCAGAGCTAACAAGCACAGGAAGtattactttttttgtttacATGTTCTTTTGTGACCATACAGGTGAGCTGATTTAGTGATGACTTTCAATTCTGTATCACTCAGAGAGAGTTTCAATGTATGTGGAGTTCCTTGTGATGTAGATTGGTACATGCTATtgatccaacaaatatttattgtggacTAGCATGTGATAGGCAGTGTTCCAGGTGTTGGGGACATGGCAGTGCACAAGACAGACAAAGTCCTACTCCTGTAGAGCTTACATTCCAGGATTgtaatggaggaggagagagacaacaaacaAATGAAGACAACGGCagctagaaaaaaaatgttgtgaAGAAGATGAACCAAGGTGAGGGGCTGGGAGTGCCTGAAGGAGCCAGCAACATGGAGCCACAGGGCGagagcattccaggtagaggggaCAGGTGTAGGGATGGGGGTTACGCCTCGGTGGGTTTCAGGAACTGCAAGAAGCCAGCCTGGCAAGGGCACAGTGAGTTAGGGGAGAGCATTCAGGGACGAGAGGAGAATATATGTGTTAGTTCACAgcatggggccagctccaaaaACTCAACTTGATAGTCCAAGATATAATATTCTTTGCAGCAAAAGTAGTTAATGAAACcacattcattctctttttttcatacCAACTTTGGCAAAATGTTAAAACTCCCTgtttttcagaggagaaaattgGCACTCAAAGATGTTTAGCTacgtgctcaaggtcacacagtgtgTAACTGGCAGGGCCAGGATGAGAATCAGGTCTTATGATTCCAGGCCCAGAGCAGTTTCCACTTCCCACAGTGTCGCTTTCCCTTCTTATGTAATCCTAAAGAATAACAGAGTTACTGACCTCTTATCAGAGAGCCTGCAGGAGAGGAGTGGATAATTCGCTGTTGATGTTTTAACACACTGACAGTGAAAAGGTCCTCTACTCATGGCTGACAAGGTGCAGGGCTTGCCTGCACTAAGGTTTAGGGGTCCAGAGGTAGAAGGGAGTACCTATCGGTGGAGAACTGGTGGAGTGATGATTTCTGACATTGCTTTGCACTGGAGTCTTACAGCAGCCCTTTGCTTCTACAACCCCACgatttgaagatttttttaataaagccaATTGTGTGTATCTGGCCTGAATGGGATATGCCATAAGATACCATggcattttaaaacaaacacGAAATGGTAAATAAGCTGGTATTTACCCATGGGAACTATGTTAGCTATTTCTGCACTTTGCCCCTCCATTAATTTAACTGTCAGGTCTGGGCCATTAAAATCCAGCCTTCTTCCCTCGATTACAGCCACACAGTAACTCTGGACATTCTGAGTCTGTCTAATAGGGCCATTTTCAGGGAGGACTGGGAACTTTCCTACTAGtgtctcctctcctttctgttcCCATCCGGAGGCCCTCTTTGCTACTTGCAACTTTGAGTGCTGGACATGCTTTTCTCTGAGCCAGTTGGGATCTTGGTTTATGATGCAGCTCCAAATCCAGGTATCCGTTTAGATGAAAGCCCTAGTTATTGAGACATATTGTACTTCTCTCCTTTCAGAGAACAGCATTTCCTGCTTTCTGACTGATGCAGGGGAGCGAAGAAGGAGAGTTGGCTGGCTTTTGGGAGCAGATTTAGAGTTGCTTCTCATTGGAGGGGCTCGCTTTTTCCTGAGCTGCCAGACACTGCAGGCTCAACTGAGGCGCGGAGGTGCAATACAGGCTGGTGGAGCAGCGGGGGAAGGCAGGGACAGGCGGGGCTAGCGCGTCTCTGCAGCTGATCACACGCACCAGCACATACACCACACTCCCGCCGCCCCTGTTCGCTCCTCGCATCTTCCACCGGGGGCCACCGAGGCGCGGACAGGGAGTAGGGGACAGAGGAAGAGGCAAAGCGAAGCACCGTGAAGCAGAGGAAAAACTGGAGCGGCGCTAGTATTTAACCTGAAAGTCAGACCGGCAGCCCGAGGCTCGAACCCTCTACGGCAGCACCGCGGTCGCCTGCTAGGAAAGCAGGGCGCCCAGGAACTCGCAAGTCCCGCGCCCAAGTCAGCCAGTGCTCGGCGCGCCAGGAGCCTTCTGGTGGGGGCAGCGTGGTGCCGTCTGGAAGGTGCAGAGCTTGGGGGACCTGCATTGGCGCCCATCGTGGTCCACCAGAAAAAGTGGGGGCGAGGACAAGAGCCCCGAGCGCAGCGCGAGGCCAggctgccgccgccgcccgctgcgccgcctcctgccctctcccactGGGTGAGTGCTCTGGTTTCGCGCACCGCCGCGGCTCAGCTGCGCGCGGGGGCGGTCTGGGGGCCTTGGAGGGTCCGCCGGAGGGCCCTGGTGGCGCCCGCGGAAACTCGGCGGCCGGCGGACGCCAGGCGGACAGGTCTCTGGAGTCCAGAGAGGGAGACGCTGGGCCCGGAGGGCGTGGGTAGGGGCTGTTGCACCGGTGCCCAGCAGACATGTCTTTGGGCGGGATTTTGGCCAAAAGATAGGAGGCGGGCGCGCCGGGGGGAGCCAGGAGCCGTCCTGGGGGGCGGGCGATCGGGGagcggcggggaggggggagggtctGGTACAAGCAGGTAGCGCAGCTTCGGCAGCCGGGCGAGTTGGCAGGTGGGGTGGGACTCGCTTGTCAactcattaattttaaaacagtttgggAGTGCTGCAGGATAGTCAGGAGGGCTGTGGGAAGACAAGAGGTGGTCCGGGATGCCGGTGatgggggaagagaagagaagcctCGAAAAGCTTGGAGGCAAGATTGCGCTTGGGTTCCTGGTCTTCGCATCTCTCCTGCCTTGAGTGCAGGAAAACACTTTCCTGTTTTAAGACTCAGCTGGGAAGAAGGCATCCGTCCCAGGGGAGGAGAGGCGTCGGCAGGGGGCCGAGACCGCCGCTACCTGCCCGGTGCGCCCCCAACCCCAGGCGCTCGCGGTTTTGTCCCCCCtttctcccccgcccccacctccttATTGGTGCTGGTTTGCAGCGCTCGGCTTCTGCGCCTTCGCTTCGTGTTTGAATCTGGCTCGCTCCTCCGTATTATGTCTGCACTCCGAAGGAAATTTGGGGACGATTACCAGGTAGTGACCACCTCGTCCAGCGGCTCGGGCTTGCAGCCCCAGGGGCCGGGCCAGGGCCCGCAGCAGCAGCTTGTGCCCAAGAAGAAGCGGCAGCGGTTCGTGGACAAGAACGGCCGGTGCAATGTACAGCACGGCAACCTGGGCAGCGAGACTAGCCGCTACCTCTCGGACCTCTTCACCACCCTGGTGGACCTCAAGTGGCGCTGGAACCTCTTTATCTTCATCCTCACCTACACCGTGGCCTGGCTCTTCATGGCGTCCATGTGGTGGGTGATCGCCTACACCCGGGGCGACCTGAACAAAGCCCACGTCGGCAACTACACGCCCTGCGTGGCCAATGTCTATAACTTCCCCTCCGCCTTCCTCTTCTTCATCGAGACCGAGGCCACCATAGGCTATGGCTACCGCTACATCACCGACAAGTGCCCCGAGGGCatcatcctcttcctcttccagtCCATCCTCGGCTCCATCGTGGACGCCTTCCTCATCGGCTGCATGTTCATCAAGATGTCCCAGCCCAAGAAGCGCGCGGAGACCCTTATGTTTAGTGAGCACGCGGTGATCTCCATGAGGGACGGAAAACTCACGCTCATGTTCCGGGTGGGCAACCTGCGCAACAGCCACATGGTCTCCGCGCAGATCCGCTGCAAGCTGCTCAAAGTAAGTGTacctgccccttccccacctgGCGACCGCCAACCTTCAAACACGGGAATGAACTCACCTGAGAACTACCCCCAGCCCCCTAGTCTTCCCTATCGCTACAGGTAAACTTCCTTTTTTGGGTGAGTGAGGGGCTGGAGGATTGGGCAAAGAGAGCACAGTTGACAGTTCTGTCCTTTTCCCCCCTCACTCTGGTGCTTTTATTTATATGTCATTCGGATGTGCTGGTATCACTTTCTAGACTAGTAACACTTACGGAGTGGTGTTGGCTCCTGCAGCCCTGAGGTAAATGAATACCGTGTTCTGCTCTGTTCCTACTGCTCCGCTCTGGAGAGCGCTTTTCATTTGTTGTCAATACACTACTCCATTAAACTTGGGGTACTAAAAGTGAACagcttttattttgaagaaataggTGCTGAACTTGCTTCAACTTTCACTTAGggctcacccccccccccccgcctcttttttccccctaataaTACCAGTAGGTAGATTATTCCTCTAGACCCTATAACATTAACTAACTCGATCTGTGGTCATGTTTTTAACAAGCACACAGACCCGAGAAGCAGTTAATAAAGTGGAAGGAACAACACCtggttctttaaaatttttatttttactaaatattttcctAGAGAAGTATTCTGTGAAAGCTTGAGTGCTTTTCCTGTAGAGCCTCTTGTTAATTTTAATCTTAATTGCCTGTTTCTATGAAATCTTTGTCAATTACAGATTTCACTTGAAGCTTTTCAGCATCCATTAAAGAAGATTGCTTCCTACCATCAGCGGTGTAAATGCTAAAACAAATTGCTGATGGAGTGGTTATCAAAGCCAGGTCCATCCAGTCGTTAGAGGGCACCACtgcaaacaagagaagcccactCTAATCACTCACCCAATTAGAGTCTGGGAATGAGGGAGAAAAGCCCAGTTCTGTCCCTGTGTGTCATCTTTTTGATGGATTTGCCTTAGGTAGTTTCCCAATGCTTATAAATTGAAAAAGATGAcctgaaataaaatcttaaaaatttgttgaggttgCATAGAGAACCATGGCCAGATTCAGAACTTAGCATtagtaaaatgaaaatctgaaaaatatttgagatttttgcttttgaaatttcagtttccacTCTACAAGTATGTATCCTTTTACACAACCTCAGCTCAAGTTGTAGTTAAAAGTGATCCAACATGCTTTAAAAAAGTTTGGCTCCTGTGTCATTTGcattattcatctgtaaaatgttacCCTAATTGCTCTTGACCGTGTCACTCAGTAAAGTGTGAGGATGAAAGCAGTTCAGTTGTCCTGTCACTCCACATCACATGCATATTTACTATGCAACAGACATTGAATAAACTAAATTTTGTATAGCATAGTGGAAAATTTTCAACCTGGTTCTGATGTACATGTTCATTAAGATAAGTATGAATAAATAATTTGAGTAGATCATCTTCTTTATAATTAACTTCTGTGAACTGCATACAGTTCTTTACTAAACTTAACATAGTGTGTTATTGACCATTGTTTGAACTAATCGAGTTGTTGGATCAGGCTAAGCAGTTGAGTTATAGACGTGTTCATTGCAGCGGTATTTGCtatatgtgcctgtttttatgaATAGACCAAGACATACAATCTCTCTCTCTCGATTAGGCCCACTGGGAAGATAGGGACACCTTGTTAATAAAGTACAAATTCTCTATCAAGGAATCCGTGTTTATGGGTCCCATTGAGATTCTTACTGAAGAGTAGTTTACCTTATTGATTGGTCTATTGGAAATTTAGACTTTAAAGGTCATTTATTGCTGTTCTCTAGTTTTTCAAACATGTAAAGTCATTTATTAAAACACATATCTTTTCATGGCAAcatattttagatgtttttagactttattaaattttatttaacaaagcCAGAAATAATTAGAATTAATCTACATATCacgttttttgttttgtttttgttttataaagctACAATGAATCGGAAGCACCCAGTGTCTACAATGGGTCAAGACACTGATAATGAGTTTTGTGTATAAAGCCATGTATCACATATACTGTGAGGAGTgtcctgattaaaaaaataaaagaattatagtATTGACAAATTTGGAGCAAGGTGCTATATTAACACAAGGTGATAAAAACAATATCtaattaaaataatgtgtataaCCTTCCTATAAAATTCTTTACTTTCGATTTATTAGGAAGATGTAAGTGCCAGAAGTAAAAGTGATTGACGTGGTGTCCATTTGTATTTAAACAAAATTGTAGTGAAATTCTCTCCTGCTTTTTGTGAAGCAAGGAGGTTGATAAGTGGCAGTCCATTATCCAGCCAGCTACTGTAGTTTGCTTGAAATTGACTTTTCCTATAGCCATGGTAAAGAGAATTCTTGTAGTTCTTGTCATTTccttagactttttaaaaaagggtcATGTTTTATTAGGGAACTAAAAACATTTAGTAAAATTAAAGAGGAGATTTACCTTTAATAAGTTACTCTCATTTTCTGTTAGGGACTGAGCTGAAGTGACCTAAAATGgtcaactatatttttaaaagagaagctctaccaaaattttaagtaataataTTTTGACTTTAGTCTTATACattcttcttattaaatactATTAAACATATTCAGTTTACTGTTTTAACCTCTGTTTGACATTTTAATGTAAGAATTATGTACCTTTAATACcaggaaatatataaaattttaaggcAACAAAAATCATAATATTTAGTGATAGTAATTACAGTCTATATATGTTCTTCCTATttcctaatttaattttatttatatttttctattgttgttttcttgtttgctgcATAAAAGCTTATGCATCAGTATTAATATGAGCTCTATTTaatgtttataaagcactttctaCTCTTGGAAAGACAGTAAGGATGTGGATATGGTTTTTTAATCCTTGCCACTGTGAAATAGTCCATGcatatttcttttgaattctctAAGTTttgatggaaattttttttataacttctctGCCTAATTTTTAAGTATGTTGCCGATTTGTATAAAAGCAAATTTTGTTTCAATTCCATTCCTGTCTCCCAAACTTGCACATACTGAAATTTATTTCAGTATTAAAATACAGATCTTCCAGCTTTATGCCTTGAGTGGTTGATCATTTTTCTACTAAAAAAGCAAGCagattaaatacaaattaaaggaTATAATTTGAAGTTATTcttgaaaatttataatttttctataaatatagcTATAGAAAGTTCTTAAAGAcgaatattctttctcttttcctcctctcatcTCCATGtggatattttatttgaatttccaatttattttagttgtttccttttttagaaACCTCGAATTGAGAGACTAATGAATAGCATGGTCATGTTAAGTTACTATCTCATCCAATTGAAAGTTTCAATAAAAATGCCTGGATTAGAGAGTTGAGACTGACAGCTGAGATTTTGGACCCTGTAATTTAGTATTGAACTTAAAGGAATTGGAAATCACACTTACTCTTTTCTACAAATCGAATACTAATGGTTGACTGCCCTAGACTTACATCTTGTTAAGGGAAGATTTAAATAATCTTTGATACATTGTTCAGGAATTTACAAACTTATTATCCAGAAGCcatcatataaatatacatttaaatttttctcatggaagtataattttattcctttatcattttattcattgCAAATAGTCATCCTGTTTCCTTCCTAGGGGGTCAGCTGTGCAGCCCGTAACTTGTACTTATTGAAATGTAATGGTTTACAGTCATCTTCTAATGTatcatatacattatttttatactctccttttttattctccatttgtATGGATACTCAAACTTGGATGCTATCTAGTGTCCTCATATGAAGGTGATCAAGTACAGATGCAATAAAAAGCATTGTTGTCTGCAAATACAATAGGCTCTTCATCCTCTTCATATgtcctaatattttgttaatcCTTCAACCTTAATCCTTTAATGATTCCTGGACCACATGATTCCtgaatttttttcatatgtttattagttTGTTTTCATTCCATACCTTGCACTCAGATGCAATTATGTTTTTGACTCTATATGACCTTATTTTGTATAACTGACTCTTTTCATCAATTGATCTTGGCCAGTTAGCACTTTACTTTTAATCTTGAGGTAATAAGTtacctcctttttaaaaaattaaacccaCAGATGAATATCTATTAAAAAACTATTCTTCTAAACATCATACAAGCTGTTAGTAAAAACATTCAAGGATTCTAAGACCCAGTACCCCAGAACTCTTAGGGCTAGATCCTATAATGGTTGGTGAATTTCTTAAGTGGATTCATTATGTGTCTAAAAAAAAAGCACAGTTCCTATTTAGGCGAGCTTTGCCTTCTCTGACACAAGTACAGTAATTCTACAGTAGTTATAGAAGTTAGgctctttttaaaatctataattattattctttttaaaatagtagtaatatgttgttttgtttttgatttttcatatAGTTCCTGAAAAGTACAGGGTGGCTTATGCTCAGGGTAATACAGTATGAACAAAAATGAGGGACGCAAAGCCCCACAAATAAACAGCAGTAGGTAAGAACAAGTGATCAGAAGCAGCAGGGAAAAGTGTTTGATGGATTCCGGGGTGTTTGGTGAGTAGGAGGGGAGTGTGCAAGTAGGGTTACAAATCCCGTCCACAGTTATTATCAATTCCGTAAAAGGCCCTCAAGGAGTTAGAAAACTGTTCTTTCCTTTGAATGGTATAAAAGCCTCACGtaatttattaaaagataaattcCATTCCATTCTATAAGGTACTTTCTTTTCATggaaatgaacatatttttatggGATAATTAGCTTAgctttaaaaagctttttttagACTTGTTGCTGGTCATGTTTTTTCCGTCTGAGTATTCATGGATTTTACACTTAAAGGGTCAAAAGAAATGTATAATTTAATTGTAACAGTCCGGATAAAATTTTACGTCTATACTCTCCCCTACCTAACTTTAATTTTGGTCTGAGTTCCAAAGCCATTGCCTTAACTATTTTGAGTCACAgggcatttttcttccttctcctgctaCCTGCTTTTGGCTCATTTGGCTCATAAATTTAGCTTCCAGAATGTACTCTGACCTCATTCCATGTGATTATCTTTCTGACTTCAGTATGTAttcaacacatacacacacatacaaatattgaacatttaaagaggagaagagaaattacaGATAAAATGATGGCGATATGGTAGGTAAGAATGGCTTGCCCTCTCCGTCttagcctccttttctttcttttcttttcctgtgcacTGGCCCTCAGTGACCCTTTCCAGTGGACACTTGTGAGCGGTAGTGGGGCGTGGATCAAAGGTTAGAATATTATAGAGGTACATTTCATGAGTCAGATGTTAGTGATGTTTTAGTTGAAATTCCCCAAGCCTCCCTCTGAGCTAGGAAAGAGCACAATGGTTATAATTAAAACACAGCTATCGGTTAGAGACATGAGAGAAAGGCAGCAAAGAGATTGATTGTATTGGCAAAGTGTGTCCCTGCTGAATGAATGTGAACAACTGGTCACAAATCTCCCAGGAGGGGGGTGGCCAAATGTAGATCTACTTATGCCAGGCCAGTGCTAAATATGTATCCCGGAGCTGTGTGTGTCTTTGGATGTGTACTCAATAGTCTTTCATCTGTAACATGAACACTGTTTCATGACCATGATAGTCCCTTCCAGGTAGCTGTGACTTTTGATTCTTTTTCCACCTGTAGTCAGAATTGTAATTGATTATCTTGTAGGCCTTTTTTGGACTCTAAGGGAGTTCAAAGTCATTTGGCATTAGCTGCTTCTTTGAAATTAGCACATGTGACAATAAAATGAGGCACAAGCCTTAAGTTCTACATATATCCATTTGCAGGTAATTAAAATGTGTATAATAGAAATACTACTTTTAAATAGCAATATGTTTGTTAAGAAGAATAACTTAGAAGTTATTGCCACAACCTACATTATacaaaatcatttcaaaaatCCATGATGTTCTAATTATGATTAATTTTTGGAcagtaaatttaaattaaaaaactttaAGCCTTAGGTTTCCTCGATTTTTCTCTTAACTCCCAGAATTTTCTATACTGCAATTCACCATAAAGGCTTTAAAATGGCAGAaagatctttatttccttccctaTTTTCCATGCAATTGAAAAGAAAAGTTGTATGGAAGTCACTTTCAGGTCATAGTGTTTTCAAATTGTGTTCTAAAGTTTTAAGAATTACCAATTTCCTGTGAACTCTTTTTCCTTCCACCTCTTTTCCATGTTCTTATTCATTCAATAGTTTTGTGATTCTAAATGATTGTTTCATTAAATAGAAGTTAACCTTAGTTATCAGCTTTTGAGAAACTTAAATAATTTACGGCATCAATCTTAACCTTTAGCAGTTGTTTCGAATTATTGTCAATCTAGACCATATCTATTTACGCATTTTTATCTAGGAAATGATCATGGTTCTGTGTTCCCTTTGGAATTAGGAAGTTTATAGAGCTAAAGGAGATAATATGGACCATCAACAAACTGCTCTATTAATGAAAGATTTCTTCTTATACCATAATTCTTAAGATGACATAATAAAGAAAGATTAAGTTGGtttttatctaaaattttttGGCCTATTATCAAAATTTCTGGGTGAAAATGGTAATTGATAGTGAAATAAGAGGATTAGAAACTGATGGAGTatcagtgctcctgatttattaCATACTCAAGCTACAGATCACAGTTTAATTTTATAAAGGCACATACATaactgttctttttcctttctgtctttcctttccaTATGCATGTGTATATCACAGGTCCTTGAACAAAAGTTCTCTCACTTCACTTATACAAGTCTAGAGACTTAAAACTAACAtggactttttttcccttttgctctaGAAAATCTCTGGAATAGCACCAGAATTAGAGAAACCTAGATTAGAATTCCTTGTAAGCCTAGAGTAGAATGTCTGTGCTTCTGAAAATGTATTTGGTAGGCATATGTAGGTTTCTGGAACAACGTAAGTATTTGGCTGAGCACTGATAAGATAACCTTGCTCTCGCCAAGAGATCAGACTTCAAATGATTCCAATGCTCCAAGCACCTGCCTCGCTAAAGCCGTGCCCTGCGCTTTTCTAAATAGAAAGAGCTTTCTGCTTAATTCACAGCGATTACTAGGCTTCTCAGCCTAATACAGAGTCAGAGAAGCAATCAAAAATCAGGAGGtaagctggggctggcctggtggcgcagcgcttaagttcgcacgttccggtttggcggcccatggttcgctggttcggatccccacTGTGGACCCATTCACTGCTTGTCAAGACAGCcctggcaggcgtcccacatataaagtagagaaaggtgggcacggatgttagctcatgggccagtcttcctcaggaaaaaaagagaaggattggcagcagatgttagctcagagctaatcctcctcactaaataaataaataaaaatcagaaggtgagggactggccctgtggcccagcagttaagtttacgtgttccgcttctcggtggcccggggttcagatcctgggtgtggatgtagcacggcttggcaaaagccatgctgtggtaggcgtcccaggtataaagtagaggaagatgggcgtggatattagctcagggccagtcttcctcagcaaaaagaggaggattggcagtagttagctcagggctaatcttcctcaa
Proteins encoded:
- the KCNJ3 gene encoding G protein-activated inward rectifier potassium channel 1 isoform X2, with the translated sequence MSALRRKFGDDYQVVTTSSSGSGLQPQGPGQGPQQQLVPKKKRQRFVDKNGRCNVQHGNLGSETSRYLSDLFTTLVDLKWRWNLFIFILTYTVAWLFMASMWWVIAYTRGDLNKAHVGNYTPCVANVYNFPSAFLFFIETEATIGYGYRYITDKCPEGIILFLFQSILGSIVDAFLIGCMFIKMSQPKKRAETLMFSEHAVISMRDGKLTLMFRVGNLRNSHMVSAQIRCKLLKG